A stretch of DNA from Orcinus orca chromosome 3, mOrcOrc1.1, whole genome shotgun sequence:
CCGCCAGATGTGCCCCAGGGTTGCGGCAAAACCCTGAGGCGACCGTGGGGCCGGCGTACGGCCGTGCGTCGGCAGCGGGAGTTCATGCCAGAAGAGAAGAAGGATACGGTTTACTGGGAGAAGCGGAGGAAGAACAACGAAGCGGCCAAGAGATCCCGGGAGAAGCGACGTCTCAATGACGCGGCCCTAGAGGGCAGGCTGGACGCATTGCTCGAGGAGAACGCTCTGCTCAGGACTGAGCTACGGGCTCTCAAACATCGCTTTGGCCTCCTGCCCCCCACTGGTGGTACCTGGACCCTGCCCACTCTGCTATGGGAGTCGCCCTGGGCTGGAGACCCCCACCCTAGGGCTGAACAGCTCCCCTCTCTTCCCGCTTCCCATGGCTGCCTCTTGAGACCGTGTTCCTTGGACGCTGGGGTTCCAGGATGCTGGGGCTGCCTGGTGGCTGCCAGCTGGACTGGCCTGGCCACTTCCCCCAGGTCCCTCCAGGACCCTGCACCCCCTACCCCCAAGAGAATGGACATGGCCTTGCAGAGTTCCCTTCCAGCTGCCTTCTTCAGCTGTCACCCCCTGGATAGACATGAGGGGCCCAGACCCGAGCTCAGGCCCTGCTGGGGGCTGTGGTCACCCATACCCCCTGGTTGCCGGGCCTCAGGGTGCTCAGATGTGTTGCTGACGCCCAGTGTTGATCCCGTGGGGTTGCCTCCTGGGGTGGCCTTCCCGGTCCCTGGGAAGGATCCAGAGG
This window harbors:
- the NFILZ gene encoding NFIL3 like protein yields the protein MDVGLLVPPDVPQGCGKTLRRPWGRRTAVRRQREFMPEEKKDTVYWEKRRKNNEAAKRSREKRRLNDAALEGRLDALLEENALLRTELRALKHRFGLLPPTGGTWTLPTLLWESPWAGDPHPRAEQLPSLPASHGCLLRPCSLDAGVPGCWGCLVAASWTGLATSPRSLQDPAPPTPKRMDMALQSSLPAAFFSCHPLDRHEGPRPELRPCWGLWSPIPPGCRASGCSDVLLTPSVDPVGLPPGVAFPVPGKDPEGLAQPSLPHKLRIKPQASGRVPWGWGGGWAPI